In the genome of Yersinia enterocolitica, the window GTGTTGGCGGTTGCGCACCCATGCCGAGAAAGCCGAGAGCCGCCATATCCAGAATGGCGTTAGAGAAGCCGAGAGAAGCCTGCACGATTAACGGCGCAAGGCAGTTGGGCAGGATATTGATAAACATCTGGCGCATCGCACCCGCCCCAGCCACTCTTGAGGCCGTTACGTAGTCGCGGTTAACCTCAACCAGCACCGCGGCACGGGTTAAACGCACATAATGCGGCAAGGCAACAAAGGTCAATGCGAGCGAGGCGTTAACGATGGAGGGGCCAAATACCGCCACCAGCACTAATGCCAGCAACAGGCTTGGCAGTGCCAGCATGATATCGACAACACGCATGATGATGGCATCAACGATACCGCCAAAATAACCGGCCAATAAACCGAAAATCACGCCCATCACCAGTGATAGCACCACCACCAGACAACCCACCAGCAGCGAGAGGCGAGCACCGTACATCAGGCGAGATAAGACATCACGGCCCACATCATCGGTACCCAGCAGGAATTTCCAACTGCCGCCCTCTTCCCAGACCGGCGGCTTCAGTAACGCATCACGAAATTGCTCTGCCGGCCCGTGCGGGGCAAGCCAGGTAGCACCGGCAGCAATCAATAGCATAATAATAATGTAGAACAGGCCGATAACAGCCCCTTTATTGCGCTTGAAATAGTGCCAAAACTCCTGCAATGGAGTCATCGGCTTCGGCGCACTTTTTACTGTAGACTCAGTAAGTTGAGACATTCTGCGCCCCTTATTTCTTGTGACGAATACGCGGGTTAACTACGCCATAGAGCACATCTACCAGCAAGTTAACTAAAATAATCATGATTGCGACCAGCAACACACCACCCTGAACCACTGGGTAATCACGGCGTTGCAAAGCATCCATCAGCCAGCGCCCTAACCCCGGCCAGGAGAAGATGGTTTCCGTCAGGATAGCGCCTGCCAGCATGGTACCAACCTGCAAACCAATCACGGTAACCACCGGTAGCAAAGCATTACGCAGTGCATGGACCACAATCACCCGCATCCGGCTCAGGCCTTTCGCCCGCGCAGTACGGATATAATCTTCACCCAAGACTTCCAGCATCGAGGAGCGCGTCATACGCACGATGACGGCAAGAGGGATAGTCCCTAAAACGATGGCAGGCAAAATCATATGCATCACCGCGTCTTTGAAATCACCCGGCTCACCCCAAACAAAGGTGTCAATCAGCATAAAACCAGTCAAAGGCAGGCTGTCATCAAGGAACACCGTATCACTGACGCGCCCGGAAACCGGAGTCAGGTTCCATTGGACCGAGACCAACATAATCAGCATGATGCCCCACCAGAAGATAGGCATCGAATAGCCGGTAAGGGAGATCCCAACAGCGGTGTGATCGAATATTGAACCGCGTTTAACTGCCGCCAACACCCCCACCGGAATACCCACCGCGATAGCAAACAGCATCGCGCAGATCCCCAGTTCCAGTGTCGCTTTAAAGCGTGGGACGAACTCTTCCCAGACAGCAATACGGCTTTTCAGCGAGATGCCGAGGTCGCCATGTAATACGCCATTCACATAATGGAAGTATTGTTGATAGAGAGGCTTGTCTAGCCCCATTTCCGCCATGATTTGAGCATGACGCTCGGTGGAGATGCCGCGTTCCCCAGCCATGATGGTCACCGGGTCACCCGGGATCATATGGACAAAAGCAAAGGTCAGCAAAGTAATGCCGATAAACGTTGGGATAACTAACCCCAAACGTCGGAGTATGAACTGCAACATATCCCGAACTCTCTGTGTAGAATGCCGGGCTGCTCGTGGGCAACCCAGCTTATTAAAACCTTCCCAATAAGCTATTTTACTTGCCATTTTGACCTAGGGTAGTGCTCACCACCGTCACGTAGCCATGATTTACAAGGTCATGGTGTCCGCTCCAGTGCTTGCGCGCTGTCCATGCTCAAAATTTCTGCGACAATGACACTTATTGGGAGAGGTTATATGGCTCACATCTGTATCTGTTTTAACCTATACCCTTCATACTTCAAACTGCATGTGCGTTGGCTACACTCAATCACCCGAATCACTTACTTCAGTAAGCTCATCGGGACTCATTCGCTTGCCGCCTTCCTGCAATTCGAATTATTTTGGGTATCAATAAGAAACCGGCGAATATGCTTTTACACATACTCACCGGTCTTATGCACGGTTAAAATTAATCCAGGGACACGTTCTCGAAATGGTGTTTACCCAACGGATCTACAACATAACCCTTCACTTCTTTACGCACTGGCTCATACACAGTTGAGTGAGCAACAATCAGCGCCGGAGCTTGATCATGCATAACAACCTGAGCTTGTTTGTAAAGTGCGACACGTTTGTCATGATCAGACTCAGCACGAGCAGGCTGAATCACGTCTTCAAACGGCTTATAACACCATTTGGAGTAGTTGGAACCTTGCTTGGCCGCATCACAGCTAAACAGGGTGGCGAAGAAGTTGTCTGGGTCCCCATTGTCCCCAGTCCAGCCCATCATCACCGTTTCATGCTCGCCGTCTTTAGCACGCTTGAGGTATTCGCCCCACTCGTAAGTCACTATCTTGGCTTTCACACCAATTTTCGCCCAATCAGACTGGATCATTTCAGCCATACGACGGGCATTCGGGTTGTACGGACGCTGAACTGGCATTGCCCACAGATCGATAGCGAATCCATCTGGTAGGCCCGCTTCTTTCAACAGCTCTTTCGCTTTAGCCGGATCGTAAGCGTAATCTTTCACGTCATCGTTGTAGCCCCACATAGTCGGTGGGATCAGGTTCTTGGCTGCTTGACCAGCACCCTGATAAACCGCATCAATAATCGCTTCTTTGTTAACAGCCATGGTCAACGCCTGACGAACCTTCACGTTATCCAATGGTTTTTTCTCAACGTTGAAGGAGAGGTAACCGACGTTCAAGCCAGGTTGCTCCATCAGGTTGATGGTTTTGTCTTCTTTCATGCGAGCAATGTCAGCCGGGTTAGGGTATGGCATAACCTGACATTCATTTTTCTGCAATTTAGCGTAACGGACTGACGCATCTGGTGTAATAGAGAACACCAAACGATCAATTTTCGGCTTAGTACCCCAGAAACCCTCAAAGGCTTTGTACAGGATACGGGAGTCCTTTTGGTATTGTTGCAACTGGAATGGGCCGGTACCGATTGGGTTCAAATCGACTTTTTCCGGGGTGCCCGCTTTCAGCATCTTGTCGGCATATTCAGCAGACAGGATAGAGGCAAAGTCCATCGCCAGATCGGCAAGGAATGGCGACTCAGGACGCGCCAATTCAAAACGCACGGTGTTGTCGTCAACTTTAACCACATTGGTGATCAAATCACCCATACCCATGCCCTGGAAGTATTCATAGCTGCCGCCAGACACTTTATGGTACGGATGTTTGTCATCTTTCTGACGCATGAAGGAGTAGATCACATCGTCAGCATTGAGATCACGGGTCGGTTTGAAGTCTTTATTATCTTGCCACTTCACGCCTTTACGCAGATGGAAGGTATAGCTTTTGCCATCTGGGCTAACTTCCCACTTTTCAGCCAGACCAGGTTCAATTTCGGTAGTACCGAGTTTGAATTCAACCAGACGGTTGTAGATGGGTACCGAGCTGGCGTCATACGTTGTGCCAGAGGTAAAGAGCTGCGGGTTGAAACCCTCAGGTGAACCTTCAGAACAATAGACTAATGTTTTTGCTTGTACACTGGCCGCCACGGTCAGTGCAATCAGCCCAATACCGAATTTCAGTATCCCTGTTTTTCCCAAGGAAATCGTCATCGCTTGTGCTCCATTATGGTGATGTGTGTTGTGTGTACGGCCAGACCCTATAATTTTTTCGTCCGTGGACTGTACCGTTTTGGCTCATTAGCCGCAGGGATGCGGGATTGAGATGTCGGATAAAAGCTATCACGACAGCAATTTTGAATGCATTGAATCACCCAAACTGCTCTCTATGACTCCCCCTGAGGGTACCAATTTGGCAACAGTTGGTGGCAACGT includes:
- a CDS encoding dipeptide ABC transporter permease DppC translates to MSQLTESTVKSAPKPMTPLQEFWHYFKRNKGAVIGLFYIIIMLLIAAGATWLAPHGPAEQFRDALLKPPVWEEGGSWKFLLGTDDVGRDVLSRLMYGARLSLLVGCLVVVLSLVMGVIFGLLAGYFGGIVDAIIMRVVDIMLALPSLLLALVLVAVFGPSIVNASLALTFVALPHYVRLTRAAVLVEVNRDYVTASRVAGAGAMRQMFINILPNCLAPLIVQASLGFSNAILDMAALGFLGMGAQPPTPEWGTMLSDVLQFAQSAWWVVTFPGVAILLTVLAFNLMGDGLRDALDPKLKQ
- a CDS encoding dipeptide ABC transporter permease DppB; its protein translation is MLQFILRRLGLVIPTFIGITLLTFAFVHMIPGDPVTIMAGERGISTERHAQIMAEMGLDKPLYQQYFHYVNGVLHGDLGISLKSRIAVWEEFVPRFKATLELGICAMLFAIAVGIPVGVLAAVKRGSIFDHTAVGISLTGYSMPIFWWGIMLIMLVSVQWNLTPVSGRVSDTVFLDDSLPLTGFMLIDTFVWGEPGDFKDAVMHMILPAIVLGTIPLAVIVRMTRSSMLEVLGEDYIRTARAKGLSRMRVIVVHALRNALLPVVTVIGLQVGTMLAGAILTETIFSWPGLGRWLMDALQRRDYPVVQGGVLLVAIMIILVNLLVDVLYGVVNPRIRHKK
- a CDS encoding ABC transporter substrate-binding protein (DppABCDF is involved in the transport of dipeptides; also binds heme and mediates chemotaxis to dipeptides); translation: MTISLGKTGILKFGIGLIALTVAASVQAKTLVYCSEGSPEGFNPQLFTSGTTYDASSVPIYNRLVEFKLGTTEIEPGLAEKWEVSPDGKSYTFHLRKGVKWQDNKDFKPTRDLNADDVIYSFMRQKDDKHPYHKVSGGSYEYFQGMGMGDLITNVVKVDDNTVRFELARPESPFLADLAMDFASILSAEYADKMLKAGTPEKVDLNPIGTGPFQLQQYQKDSRILYKAFEGFWGTKPKIDRLVFSITPDASVRYAKLQKNECQVMPYPNPADIARMKEDKTINLMEQPGLNVGYLSFNVEKKPLDNVKVRQALTMAVNKEAIIDAVYQGAGQAAKNLIPPTMWGYNDDVKDYAYDPAKAKELLKEAGLPDGFAIDLWAMPVQRPYNPNARRMAEMIQSDWAKIGVKAKIVTYEWGEYLKRAKDGEHETVMMGWTGDNGDPDNFFATLFSCDAAKQGSNYSKWCYKPFEDVIQPARAESDHDKRVALYKQAQVVMHDQAPALIVAHSTVYEPVRKEVKGYVVDPLGKHHFENVSLD